One genomic window of Candidatus Kuenenia stuttgartiensis includes the following:
- a CDS encoding NADH:ubiquinone oxidoreductase — translation MNKTRVAFFSFTCCEGCQLTVLALEEQLFDLVKLVDIVTFREAMSEKSDEYDLAFVEGSITRNSEIEQVKKIRDTAKIVVALGACATIGGINCLKNHYEMDDVKKIVYGNMANNFDTIPARPIAAVIKIDYTIHGCPIDKDEFVEVVKAILQKRKPRIPGYPVCVECQMKENVCLFEKGMICLGPVTRAGCKAICPTYNDGCVGCRGLIDDPNMSSHKNLLTEHGLTIDEAVAEYRLFGSYNQDKQ, via the coding sequence ATGAACAAAACAAGAGTTGCCTTTTTTTCATTTACCTGTTGTGAGGGGTGTCAGTTAACTGTTTTGGCATTAGAAGAACAGCTCTTCGATCTTGTTAAGTTGGTCGATATTGTAACGTTCAGAGAGGCCATGAGTGAAAAATCTGATGAATATGATTTAGCATTTGTTGAAGGCAGTATAACCAGAAATTCAGAGATTGAGCAGGTTAAAAAGATACGTGATACGGCGAAGATTGTTGTTGCTTTAGGGGCTTGTGCAACGATCGGCGGCATTAATTGTCTAAAAAACCATTATGAAATGGATGACGTGAAAAAAATCGTTTACGGGAATATGGCAAATAATTTCGATACCATACCGGCACGCCCAATTGCAGCAGTCATAAAAATTGATTATACCATACATGGATGTCCCATAGATAAAGATGAATTTGTTGAAGTGGTAAAGGCGATTCTTCAGAAAAGAAAACCCCGTATACCAGGCTATCCGGTATGTGTGGAATGCCAGATGAAGGAAAACGTGTGTCTCTTTGAAAAAGGTATGATTTGTTTGGGCCCTGTAACAAGAGCCGGTTGCAAGGCAATATGTCCTACATACAATGATGGATGTGTGGGATGCCGTGGGCTGATAGATGATCCCAATATGTCTTCACATAAGAATTTATTAACGGAACATGGATTAACCATCGATGAGGCTGTTGCAGAATATCGATTATTTGGTAGTTACAATCAGGATAAGCAATAA
- a CDS encoding 4Fe-4S dicluster domain-containing protein, which yields MPILIKKEDIDIFLKKLKEEYTVYGVKQKETGFYIFDEIETFSDPLDNYIPTLLPPKKYLFPQRETLLSFSTAPYPDVKSVIESKKQVIFGVRPCDIHGIKLLDKVFTADREDKNYTQKRANTIIIGIDCMKPCYKYAYCESVGCLDVEEGFDILLTDIGDCFYASIGTARGEVIIKENACFIHAGKHEDEKICRMKEERKGRFEKKFLTEVSNLPSLFKNADNDPVWDELNDRCLGCGRCNIVCPTCYCFDVFDCVDLTMTSGERRRQWDACTLKDFSVVATGENFRPTRGQRLRHRFNRKFNYLMTKHSTSFCVGCGRCSRSCPVHIDVAETVNAVINNNKQK from the coding sequence ATGCCTATATTGATTAAAAAAGAAGACATAGATATTTTTTTAAAGAAACTAAAAGAAGAATATACGGTTTACGGTGTTAAGCAAAAAGAAACAGGGTTTTATATTTTTGATGAAATAGAGACATTTTCCGACCCACTTGATAATTATATACCTACATTGCTTCCTCCCAAAAAATACCTTTTTCCCCAACGAGAAACGCTCTTAAGCTTTTCTACCGCCCCTTATCCTGATGTAAAATCCGTGATTGAATCAAAAAAACAGGTAATCTTTGGCGTCCGTCCCTGTGATATCCATGGGATTAAATTGCTCGATAAGGTGTTTACTGCCGATCGTGAAGACAAAAATTATACTCAAAAACGTGCAAATACCATCATCATTGGAATTGATTGCATGAAGCCCTGCTATAAGTATGCTTATTGTGAAAGTGTCGGATGTTTGGACGTAGAAGAAGGATTTGATATTTTATTAACCGACATAGGTGATTGTTTTTATGCCTCCATTGGAACTGCACGCGGGGAAGTTATTATCAAAGAAAATGCTTGTTTTATACATGCGGGAAAACATGAAGATGAAAAGATTTGCCGTATGAAAGAAGAACGCAAGGGACGATTTGAGAAAAAATTTTTGACAGAGGTATCAAATCTTCCTTCATTATTTAAAAATGCAGATAACGATCCTGTCTGGGATGAACTAAATGACAGGTGTTTAGGATGCGGAAGATGTAATATTGTTTGCCCAACCTGTTATTGTTTTGATGTTTTTGATTGTGTGGATTTAACTATGACATCAGGAGAGAGACGCCGCCAGTGGGATGCTTGTACATTAAAAGATTTTTCTGTAGTTGCAACAGGCGAAAATTTCAGACCAACGAGAGGTCAGAGATTACGGCACAGGTTTAACCGAAAGTTTAATTACTTAATGACAAAACACAGCACATCATTTTGCGTTGGTTGTGGAAGATGTTCCAGGTCATGTCCCGTACATATAGATGTTGCAGAAACCGTAAATGCAGTTATAAACAATAATAAGCAAAAATGA
- a CDS encoding FAD/NAD(P)-binding protein yields MISNNSIYLPEIAKIVSIRRLTELEKYFEIRLENQREFSFIPGQFVQLSVFGVGEAPISISSSPFDKDSIGVCIRRVGDVTSAIHRLEIGSYLGIRGPLGNGFPIEELKRKDILFIAGGLGLAPLRSMIYYVLEKRHDFGRVIILYGTKTPEEILFRDEMETWNKREDIELTVTINRPDKNWLGKTGVVTRLIPFLKLDPQDTYALVVGPPVMYKYALLELQEKRIPATNIILSLERRMKCGVGKCGHCQVNGVYVCLDGPKFSYQMLKFLPEAL; encoded by the coding sequence ATGATAAGCAATAATTCAATCTATCTCCCGGAAATAGCAAAGATTGTGAGTATTAGACGTCTCACAGAGCTGGAAAAATATTTTGAAATACGTTTGGAAAATCAAAGAGAATTTTCTTTTATCCCGGGGCAATTTGTTCAACTGTCGGTTTTTGGAGTGGGCGAGGCGCCTATTTCAATATCGTCATCTCCATTTGACAAAGACAGTATTGGCGTATGCATCAGAAGAGTGGGGGACGTTACCTCAGCAATTCACAGGCTTGAAATTGGTTCATACCTGGGGATACGTGGTCCGTTAGGCAATGGTTTTCCAATAGAAGAATTAAAGAGGAAAGACATTTTATTTATTGCGGGAGGGCTCGGGTTAGCACCCTTGCGGTCGATGATTTATTATGTGCTTGAAAAAAGGCATGATTTCGGGAGAGTAATTATTCTCTATGGAACAAAAACCCCTGAAGAAATACTGTTCAGGGACGAGATGGAAACATGGAATAAAAGAGAAGATATAGAATTGACCGTTACGATAAATCGGCCTGATAAAAACTGGTTAGGAAAAACGGGCGTCGTTACCAGACTTATTCCGTTTCTCAAACTGGATCCTCAGGATACATATGCATTAGTGGTGGGGCCACCCGTAATGTACAAATATGCTTTACTCGAACTTCAGGAAAAACGGATTCCGGCAACAAATATAATACTGTCACTGGAGAGGCGTATGAAATGCGGCGTTGGAAAGTGTGGCCATTGTCAGGTCAACGGTGTATATGTATGTCTCGATGGTCCTAAATTTAGCTATCAGATGTTAAAATTTCTTCCGGAAGCGCTATGA
- a CDS encoding Ni/Fe hydrogenase subunit alpha: MHDLHVNIEHITRVEGHGNIVIDVKNGQVKELRLDIVESPRFFEAMVRGRTYKEAAHITSRICGICAVTHTTTSIKAIESALGFTPSQQTIKLRKLLLNAEFIQSHILHTYFLTVPDFFGVKSIFGMIKDNKESIVRGMRLKALANDLCAMVGGRHVHPITLNVGCFSKIPEKRDFEQFKKRIEDSRGDIDETVKFFKHLRTPEFERETEYISLTHPDEYALYDGNIKSSYNGEVKPSEYLKRVKEFIVKHSTAKHAKSFRDSYMVGALARFNNNYERLHPKAKEAAEEMGLKHPCYNPYMNNVAQVVETVHCFEDSIGLIDELLSDNLKEETVALLPKAASGVGATEAPRGTLYHEHTLDDNGRITYGNFIIPTAQNLANIENDLKLLIPKIVNKPRDEIILDVEMLVRAYDPCISCATHLMKVEFVK; the protein is encoded by the coding sequence ATGCATGATTTACATGTAAATATTGAACATATAACCCGTGTCGAAGGACATGGAAATATTGTGATAGACGTTAAGAACGGGCAGGTGAAAGAATTGAGGCTTGATATAGTTGAGTCTCCAAGGTTCTTCGAAGCGATGGTGAGAGGCAGGACGTATAAAGAGGCCGCTCATATTACATCGCGAATATGCGGAATTTGTGCCGTTACCCATACAACAACGTCAATAAAGGCTATAGAGTCAGCACTCGGCTTTACACCATCGCAACAAACAATAAAATTGCGAAAACTACTCCTTAACGCGGAATTTATTCAAAGCCATATTCTTCATACCTATTTTCTGACTGTACCTGATTTTTTTGGTGTGAAGAGTATATTTGGCATGATAAAAGATAACAAGGAAAGCATCGTAAGGGGAATGCGGCTTAAGGCCCTTGCGAATGATTTGTGTGCCATGGTCGGTGGTAGGCATGTACATCCTATTACATTGAATGTAGGCTGTTTCTCAAAAATTCCTGAGAAAAGGGATTTTGAGCAGTTTAAAAAAAGGATAGAGGATTCGAGGGGAGATATTGATGAAACGGTAAAATTCTTTAAGCATCTGAGAACCCCGGAATTTGAAAGAGAAACAGAATATATCTCGCTTACCCATCCGGATGAATACGCTTTGTATGATGGCAATATCAAATCGAGCTATAATGGAGAAGTGAAACCTTCGGAATATCTCAAAAGAGTAAAGGAATTTATTGTAAAACACTCCACCGCAAAACATGCAAAATCATTCCGGGATTCATATATGGTGGGAGCTTTGGCAAGATTCAATAACAACTATGAACGTCTCCATCCAAAAGCAAAAGAGGCGGCGGAAGAAATGGGCTTAAAACACCCCTGTTACAATCCATATATGAATAATGTTGCTCAGGTTGTTGAAACAGTTCATTGTTTTGAGGATAGTATTGGATTGATAGATGAATTGCTTTCGGACAATTTGAAGGAAGAAACCGTGGCATTACTCCCCAAAGCAGCGAGCGGTGTTGGCGCTACCGAGGCTCCCCGTGGGACATTGTACCATGAACATACATTAGACGATAATGGCAGGATTACCTATGGAAATTTCATAATTCCAACGGCACAAAACCTTGCAAATATAGAAAATGATTTAAAGTTATTGATTCCTAAAATAGTAAATAAACCGAGGGATGAGATAATCCTTGATGTAGAAATGCTTGTGCGTGCATATGACCCGTGTATATCGTGTGCGACACATCTGATGAAAGTTGAATTTGTAAAATGA
- a CDS encoding dynamin family protein, producing the protein MSLSYTLFRDKLTLEHYEQKKQAVLDLADIYLKDRPETKDVGFHAMKKNLEDSKYILAVVGEVKAGKSTFINALLKEEVLPSGVLQNTKAIIEIEKPKEDENGRKYIKVVWGNKDNEGKNVETIFESENKEDLNNELKKIAAVDTKYRDIPTTVIDGYLLNDIAEIPIEALEREGEYSSLTGKESLIKSYIEEYKDKSKIPVEIHFVYPLQYSFSDLVVVDSPGVNARGGIQRRTRESIYRANAIIFVRSLETPAEHTSFREFYREVIPDRPKETLFLVFTKAQDKDELDLKKDEIREDISEISEEKIIGVDSLCRLLQFELEKYKTPDELIDTYKKQKTELSEQLNKASNDTKKELREKIVVINNKLKILESIPFKENKKQYSDELKKMSNFDKMEEIIEKFSTQAPLQQLQEILESIKEGYKSQSEILKENIKLKGMKIEEPQKLEIKIKELMDALKEYEYDKGEFVRKLGYKYGGEQALYMDNIKKIKESVDNILLQDSEDKIFKECENIENMIRTVTDKVVEEISDEVLNYFNEKKVEFKEKYDITIPTVNVNTLKTAAMESSYDERDDYKDEKKTQLERKWYTLWVYRHTREYFEKVKTGTIKVFNNAKYLEKLKKELKDENWKRVDNLQKEHIKPIVNKYCESVIRETDNLIEERKKSLNELLEESKTNDRHIKDIKKLKKKLEDIGSDKEGEEKGKLKEVKNQISIISGKGETLK; encoded by the coding sequence ATGTCTTTGTCTTACACCTTATTTCGTGATAAACTCACGCTAGAACATTATGAGCAGAAAAAACAGGCAGTTTTAGATTTGGCAGATATTTATTTGAAAGATCGGCCGGAGACTAAAGACGTTGGTTTCCATGCAATGAAAAAAAATTTAGAAGATAGCAAATATATTTTAGCCGTTGTTGGTGAAGTAAAGGCGGGCAAATCAACGTTTATAAATGCCTTACTGAAAGAAGAAGTGTTACCAAGCGGTGTCTTGCAAAATACAAAGGCAATTATTGAAATTGAAAAACCCAAAGAAGACGAAAACGGAAGAAAGTATATTAAGGTTGTCTGGGGTAATAAAGATAATGAAGGTAAAAACGTAGAAACTATTTTTGAATCGGAAAACAAAGAAGACCTTAATAATGAGCTTAAAAAGATCGCTGCTGTGGACACAAAATACAGGGATATACCGACTACTGTTATTGATGGCTATTTACTTAATGACATAGCAGAGATACCAATAGAAGCATTAGAAAGAGAAGGGGAATATTCCTCCTTAACAGGAAAGGAAAGCCTTATAAAAAGTTATATAGAAGAATACAAAGATAAGTCAAAAATACCTGTGGAAATCCATTTTGTATATCCATTGCAGTACTCTTTCAGCGATTTGGTAGTAGTAGATAGCCCTGGGGTAAATGCAAGAGGTGGAATACAAAGAAGAACCAGGGAATCCATTTATAGAGCGAATGCAATAATATTTGTCCGGTCGCTTGAAACACCGGCAGAACACACATCTTTTCGTGAATTTTACAGAGAAGTAATTCCTGACAGACCAAAGGAAACACTGTTTCTGGTCTTTACTAAAGCACAAGATAAAGACGAGCTTGATTTAAAAAAAGATGAAATCAGAGAAGACATATCTGAAATATCTGAAGAAAAAATCATTGGTGTTGATAGCCTATGCAGATTATTGCAATTTGAATTAGAAAAATATAAAACTCCAGACGAATTAATTGATACTTATAAAAAACAGAAGACTGAACTATCTGAACAGTTAAATAAAGCCAGCAATGATACAAAAAAAGAATTAAGGGAAAAAATTGTTGTAATAAATAATAAATTGAAAATCCTTGAAAGTATTCCCTTTAAAGAAAACAAAAAACAATATTCAGATGAGTTAAAAAAGATGTCAAATTTTGACAAAATGGAGGAAATCATTGAAAAGTTTTCTACCCAAGCTCCACTCCAACAATTACAAGAGATTTTAGAAAGTATTAAAGAAGGCTACAAATCTCAAAGTGAAATATTAAAAGAAAATATAAAACTTAAAGGAATGAAAATAGAAGAGCCTCAAAAATTGGAAATAAAAATCAAAGAGCTAATGGATGCCCTTAAAGAATACGAATATGATAAAGGGGAATTTGTACGAAAATTGGGATATAAATACGGCGGAGAACAAGCCTTATATATGGATAACATCAAAAAAATTAAAGAATCTGTAGACAATATTTTATTACAGGATTCCGAGGATAAAATTTTCAAAGAGTGTGAAAATATAGAAAACATGATACGGACAGTGACAGATAAAGTGGTAGAAGAAATATCTGATGAAGTATTAAATTACTTCAATGAGAAAAAAGTCGAATTTAAAGAGAAATATGATATTACCATTCCAACCGTTAATGTAAATACGTTAAAAACCGCTGCAATGGAAAGTTCTTACGATGAAAGAGATGATTATAAAGATGAGAAAAAGACACAGTTAGAAAGAAAATGGTATACTTTATGGGTTTATCGACACACAAGAGAATACTTTGAGAAAGTTAAAACTGGTACTATTAAGGTATTCAATAATGCAAAATATTTGGAAAAATTAAAAAAAGAATTAAAAGATGAAAATTGGAAACGAGTAGACAATTTACAAAAGGAGCATATTAAGCCTATTGTCAATAAATATTGCGAATCAGTTATAAGAGAGACTGACAACCTTATTGAAGAAAGAAAAAAAAGCCTAAACGAACTATTAGAAGAAAGCAAAACGAATGATCGACATATAAAAGATATTAAGAAATTAAAAAAAAAGTTAGAAGATATAGGAAGTGATAAAGAAGGTGAAGAAAAAGGGAAACTGAAAGAAGTAAAAAATCAAATATCTATCATATCAGGGAAAGGAGAAACCTTAAAATGA
- a CDS encoding IS1634 family transposase → MVVICTMVDMHIVENKSKSGKKIYRSTLLRESYREDGKVKKRTIANLSNCTPLEIEAIRLALAHKDDLCALGALSESVKLHEGLSVGAAWSVYQVAKELGIEEALGKDFEGKLALWQVMARVIGRGSRLSAVRLAQIHAAGDVLDMKRGFDENNLYDNLSWLSENQAKIERKLFELRRGGNKPKLFLYDVTSSYLEGKSNHFGEYGYNRDGKKRKKQIVIGMLCDESGEPVSTEVFRGNTQDPKTFESQVKKVLERFGCKDVTIVGDRGMIKTVQIESLPEGFHYITAITKPQIESLINKGILQLGLFEEKLCEIKDDEVRYILRRNPVRAEEMSKTRVSKLQSIEKYIVKKNSYLKEHPKSSVSKALETTRERLTRLKLDGWVQIKEEDRTLKIERAEEALKEASYLDGCYAIKTDLEENEADTNLVHERYKDLTEVEKAFRDCKTVNLEVRPVYVSAKPHNK, encoded by the coding sequence ATGGTTGTTATCTGTACAATGGTGGACATGCATATTGTAGAGAACAAGTCAAAATCCGGTAAAAAAATCTATCGATCTACCCTTCTGCGGGAATCGTACCGTGAGGATGGGAAGGTCAAGAAACGCACCATTGCGAATCTGTCGAATTGCACTCCCCTGGAGATTGAAGCGATAAGACTTGCACTCGCACATAAAGACGATCTCTGTGCATTGGGCGCATTGTCAGAATCGGTGAAACTCCATGAGGGTTTGTCTGTGGGAGCAGCGTGGAGCGTGTACCAAGTGGCAAAGGAATTAGGGATAGAAGAGGCATTGGGAAAGGACTTTGAAGGAAAGCTGGCGCTTTGGCAAGTAATGGCAAGGGTAATAGGCCGGGGGTCAAGACTGTCTGCAGTAAGGCTGGCGCAGATACATGCTGCGGGTGACGTCCTGGATATGAAGCGTGGGTTTGACGAGAACAATCTGTACGATAATTTGTCATGGTTGTCAGAGAATCAGGCAAAGATAGAGCGAAAGCTGTTTGAGTTAAGACGAGGAGGCAATAAGCCGAAGTTGTTTTTGTATGACGTGACGAGCAGTTATTTAGAGGGGAAGTCGAATCATTTTGGTGAGTACGGGTATAATCGTGACGGCAAAAAGAGGAAAAAACAGATAGTGATCGGTATGCTTTGTGATGAATCCGGGGAGCCGGTATCAACAGAAGTATTTAGGGGCAACACCCAGGATCCGAAGACCTTTGAATCTCAGGTAAAGAAGGTATTAGAGCGGTTTGGATGCAAAGATGTAACGATTGTAGGAGATCGTGGGATGATCAAGACGGTGCAAATCGAAAGTTTACCGGAAGGGTTTCATTACATAACGGCGATAACTAAGCCGCAGATAGAGTCGTTGATAAATAAAGGGATACTGCAATTAGGATTGTTCGAAGAAAAGCTCTGCGAGATAAAGGATGATGAGGTTCGATATATTCTGAGGCGCAATCCGGTAAGGGCGGAAGAGATGTCAAAGACCCGTGTATCAAAATTACAGAGTATAGAGAAATACATCGTGAAGAAGAACAGTTATCTGAAGGAACATCCTAAGTCGTCAGTATCGAAGGCACTGGAAACAACAAGGGAAAGGCTAACGAGATTGAAACTTGATGGGTGGGTGCAGATAAAAGAAGAGGATAGGACGCTAAAGATAGAGAGAGCTGAGGAAGCATTAAAGGAGGCATCATACCTTGATGGTTGTTACGCAATCAAGACTGATCTTGAGGAGAACGAGGCGGATACCAATCTGGTACATGAACGATACAAGGATTTAACGGAAGTGGAGAAGGCGTTTCGGGACTGTAAGACGGTGAATTTGGAGGTTCGTCCGGTGTATGTAAGTGCTAAGCCCCACAATAAATGA
- the cobJ gene encoding precorrin-3B C(17)-methyltransferase — MVGIGPGSKEDMSVRALEAVKKSDTIIGYRLYVDLLRDITSGKEIISSAMRKEVERVELAIREALKGKIVSLISSGDSGVYGMAGLVMEMLHKENICLPLEIIPGIPAANAAAALLGAPLMHDYAVISLSDLLTPWETIEKRVKNAAEADFVMVIYNPKSSQRNWQLKKTVEIILKYKNAATPVGVVKNAKREGESIAITTLGKMDQNSIDMMTIVIIGNASSFTFQNYMVTKRGYNLYSSTNKSEKPKSEA; from the coding sequence GTGGTAGGTATAGGCCCAGGCTCTAAAGAAGACATGAGTGTGAGGGCATTGGAGGCGGTAAAAAAATCTGATACTATTATAGGTTACCGCCTTTATGTTGATTTGTTACGTGATATTACCAGCGGGAAAGAAATTATCTCCTCGGCGATGCGCAAGGAAGTTGAACGTGTAGAATTGGCTATTCGGGAAGCGCTGAAAGGGAAAATAGTATCGCTCATTAGTAGCGGAGATTCTGGTGTTTATGGTATGGCTGGCCTTGTTATGGAAATGTTGCACAAAGAAAATATTTGCTTGCCGCTGGAAATTATTCCTGGCATTCCCGCTGCCAATGCTGCCGCGGCCCTTCTTGGCGCACCACTGATGCATGATTATGCTGTAATAAGTCTCAGTGATTTATTAACTCCATGGGAAACAATTGAAAAACGTGTGAAAAACGCTGCAGAGGCTGATTTTGTAATGGTTATTTATAATCCTAAAAGTTCTCAAAGGAATTGGCAGCTTAAAAAGACGGTCGAAATTATTTTGAAATACAAAAACGCTGCGACACCGGTAGGAGTAGTGAAAAATGCGAAAAGAGAAGGGGAGTCTATAGCCATTACTACTTTAGGCAAAATGGACCAAAATTCAATTGATATGATGACAATCGTGATCATTGGAAATGCCTCTTCGTTCACATTTCAGAATTACATGGTTACTAAAAGAGGGTATAATTTATACTCAAGCACGAATAAATCTGAAAAGCCAAAATCCGAAGCGTGA
- a CDS encoding IS1634 family transposase: MATIQSKNSRGYKYWYIVESRRVNGKPRPIVLAYLGKADDLLKQLQGLTEKLRLKSYSHGAVAALLSVANALDVPSVINKYIKSPRQYCAKKPVRNNLTAGSTLLLGAVGRVCVPTSKRGWWDWAKTTTAEYLLRHSLSKIDSQHFWDLMDALPEESIAEIERELIEKTFKTYNLQSDTLFFDTTNFFTYIDTTNLRCTIARRGKNKQKRYDLRQVGLAMVVTRNDMIPLFHHTYQGNMADAKVFSAVLETIKDRMTGLGFDSKKHTIVFDRGNNSMDNMAIVERLALHYVGALTPYHHKQLVGDAMCNFREYDVDGSKIQVYHDKRVIWGQERTVVVFISEKLKVGQLRGMSQSLEKAEHQLKLLQQHLCNPKGKMRDKEGLEDTIRSVVKCQFAKDVIDWSLKEVSEGKFQLNFSIDQKKLEEIEGELGFRILMTDHHDWDTADIIKAYYGQSKIEHAFRNLKNPYHLALKPQFHWTDQKIRVHFFICVLGYLMAAIVWYQAKAHAQFSGTLDTLLDTLNNIRLSAMLEETKARGRVKATYKLEEMSDKESLLMNALGIMDFHKHRLKLQGLSVYN; encoded by the coding sequence ATGGCTACCATTCAATCTAAAAACTCCAGAGGTTATAAATATTGGTATATTGTCGAATCGCGGCGCGTTAACGGCAAGCCCAGGCCCATCGTCCTGGCCTATCTTGGCAAGGCAGACGATTTATTAAAACAACTGCAAGGTCTTACCGAAAAATTACGGCTCAAATCTTATTCACATGGCGCGGTAGCCGCATTGCTAAGTGTGGCCAATGCCCTGGACGTCCCTTCCGTGATTAATAAATATATAAAGTCGCCACGGCAGTATTGTGCTAAAAAACCTGTTCGAAATAATCTGACCGCCGGAAGTACCCTCTTGTTGGGTGCCGTGGGGAGAGTGTGTGTGCCTACCAGCAAAAGAGGATGGTGGGATTGGGCAAAGACGACTACTGCCGAATACTTACTCAGACACAGCTTGAGTAAAATAGACAGTCAGCATTTCTGGGATTTGATGGATGCACTTCCTGAAGAATCCATTGCAGAAATCGAGCGCGAATTAATTGAAAAGACATTTAAAACATACAACCTTCAAAGCGACACACTGTTTTTTGATACAACCAATTTTTTCACGTATATCGACACAACTAATCTGCGATGCACTATTGCCCGGCGGGGGAAAAACAAACAAAAGCGATACGATCTCAGGCAGGTCGGGTTGGCGATGGTCGTTACACGTAACGACATGATACCGTTGTTTCACCATACCTATCAGGGGAACATGGCGGATGCAAAGGTGTTCAGCGCGGTTCTTGAGACGATAAAAGACAGGATGACCGGATTAGGTTTCGACAGCAAAAAGCACACTATTGTTTTTGATCGTGGAAACAATTCCATGGACAATATGGCTATTGTAGAGAGATTGGCATTGCATTACGTTGGAGCGCTTACACCGTATCATCACAAGCAGTTGGTAGGGGATGCCATGTGTAATTTCAGGGAATATGACGTTGACGGCAGTAAGATACAGGTGTACCATGACAAACGGGTTATTTGGGGGCAGGAAAGAACCGTTGTCGTATTTATTTCCGAGAAATTAAAGGTTGGGCAATTAAGGGGAATGTCTCAGTCTCTGGAAAAGGCAGAACATCAGTTAAAGCTCTTACAGCAGCATCTGTGTAATCCAAAGGGAAAGATGCGGGACAAAGAGGGTCTGGAGGATACGATAAGAAGTGTAGTGAAATGTCAATTTGCGAAGGATGTTATCGATTGGTCGTTAAAAGAGGTATCTGAAGGCAAGTTTCAATTGAATTTTTCAATCGACCAGAAAAAGCTCGAAGAAATAGAAGGGGAACTGGGGTTCAGGATTCTTATGACAGACCATCACGATTGGGATACCGCGGACATTATAAAAGCCTACTATGGGCAATCAAAAATTGAACATGCCTTTAGAAATCTCAAGAACCCCTATCACCTTGCTTTAAAACCGCAATTTCACTGGACGGATCAGAAAATCAGGGTGCATTTTTTTATTTGCGTCCTCGGATACCTAATGGCGGCGATTGTGTGGTATCAGGCAAAAGCGCACGCACAATTTAGTGGAACGTTAGATACCCTGTTAGACACCCTTAATAATATAAGGCTTTCTGCTATGCTTGAAGAAACAAAGGCCAGAGGGAGAGTTAAGGCTACCTACAAATTGGAAGAAATGTCCGACAAGGAATCTCTGTTGATGAATGCGTTAGGCATTATGGATTTCCACAAACATCGGCTGAAACTTCAAGGACTCAGTGTATACAATTGA
- a CDS encoding EcsC family protein, which yields MKVCNKIGKPIELGMSKLPAKAQKVIEKAVKASLERALKAAVFTLNTSENTKPSNWRHRIAVIVTGAVGGAFTWIALPFELPISTVIMLRSIADHARSQGFDITDYKTRMECLSVFALGSDIKPENVNESSYYAVRGALAKLLTEAAEYIAQRAGVEAITEETERLLAPQIVKFIEKIATRYGIVVTEKAASVAIPLIGAAGGAIINTLFINHFQDAAKAHFTIRRLEHKYGGEIVRMVYEKM from the coding sequence ATGAAGGTTTGCAATAAAATTGGCAAGCCGATAGAACTTGGTATGAGTAAATTACCAGCAAAGGCACAGAAGGTGATTGAAAAAGCAGTAAAAGCTAGTCTTGAACGAGCGCTCAAAGCTGCTGTGTTTACCCTGAATACATCGGAAAATACTAAACCATCAAATTGGCGGCATCGTATTGCTGTAATAGTTACTGGCGCAGTGGGTGGTGCTTTCACTTGGATAGCGCTGCCATTCGAATTGCCAATATCTACAGTCATTATGCTCCGTTCCATTGCCGATCATGCGCGGTCACAGGGTTTTGATATTACAGATTATAAAACCCGCATGGAATGTTTAAGCGTCTTTGCTTTAGGATCGGACATAAAACCTGAAAATGTAAATGAATCGTCTTATTATGCAGTAAGAGGCGCACTGGCAAAACTCCTTACCGAAGCGGCAGAATACATTGCGCAAAGGGCAGGGGTTGAGGCAATTACCGAGGAAACAGAAAGGCTGCTTGCCCCGCAAATTGTAAAATTTATTGAGAAAATAGCAACTCGTTACGGTATTGTTGTAACAGAAAAGGCGGCAAGCGTTGCGATACCGTTAATCGGCGCTGCCGGTGGAGCAATAATTAACACGCTCTTTATAAATCATTTTCAGGATGCCGCCAAGGCGCATTTTACTATAAGAAGGCTTGAACATAAATACGGAGGGGAAATTGTCCGAATGGTTTACGAAAAAATGTAA